The following are encoded together in the Tepidiforma bonchosmolovskayae genome:
- a CDS encoding CinA family protein, with product MPGFPLEDDALAAAIGELLVARGEKLAVSETTAGGLVSARLLSVPGASRWYDGGIIPYAGAHRWTQLGLDVQIARQHGAVSGPWVAATAEGLRRALGCAWAVAESGIAGPQGSRRSPKPVGTVVIAVAGPAGTAVREYLFPGSRVEVMMQIAEQALRDLQAALQAAPVS from the coding sequence GTGCCCGGGTTTCCCCTCGAAGACGATGCGCTCGCGGCGGCCATCGGGGAGCTCCTGGTCGCCCGCGGCGAAAAGCTCGCCGTATCGGAGACGACGGCCGGCGGGCTGGTCAGCGCCCGCCTGCTCAGCGTCCCCGGCGCCTCGCGGTGGTACGACGGCGGCATCATCCCCTATGCCGGCGCCCACCGCTGGACCCAGCTCGGCCTCGACGTCCAAATCGCCCGGCAGCATGGCGCCGTCAGCGGTCCGTGGGTGGCAGCCACCGCCGAGGGGCTCCGGCGCGCGCTCGGCTGCGCGTGGGCGGTCGCCGAAAGCGGCATCGCAGGGCCCCAGGGCAGCCGCCGCTCGCCGAAGCCGGTGGGCACCGTGGTGATCGCCGTGGCCGGGCCCGCCGGGACCGCAGTGCGCGAGTACCTGTTCCCGGGCTCGCGGGTCGAGGTCATGATGCAGATCGCCGAGCAGGCCCTCCGCGACCTGCAGGCAGCGCTCCAGGCCGCGCCGGTTTCCTAG
- a CDS encoding long-chain fatty acid--CoA ligase, which yields MFPSTMMDIPLTVQSIFWRVERLFYDKPLATYTESGEAVRSTYGELARNVHRLASALAKEGVREGTRVGTFGWNTQRHLECYFAIPCMGAVLHTINVRLFADQLEYIINHAEDEVIFCDRSVLPILEGLAGKIPTVRLVVLMNDGPEPTGKLPRTVDYHEFLASGDDHFAWPTLDERAAAAMCYTSGTTGNPKGVVYSHRSTMIHSLVAALPDSVNISEVDTLMYAVPMFHANAWGLPYAAANAGASQVFSDRFLDAERVVNLLDREGVTISAGVPTVWLPVLNLLDQTGRKLPKLQRVLCGGSAAPPALIAGLRRHGIRLVHAWGMTETSPLASLTRIRSTMLDWPEEKQLEVAAKQGVIVPTLEWRIVDLETGKEQPWDGKSIGELQIRGPYITGTYYNDPTASEKFMDGWLRTGDVATIDPLGYVQLVDRTKDLVKSGGEWISSVELENLIMAHPKVLEAAVVGLPHPRWQERPVAAVVPKPEYRGQLTADEIRDYLAEKVAKWWLPDEVVFLDALPRTSVGKFAKNQLRDQLADVANRWSASATA from the coding sequence ATGTTCCCCAGCACCATGATGGACATCCCGCTGACGGTGCAGAGCATCTTCTGGAGAGTGGAGCGGCTCTTCTACGACAAACCGCTGGCGACGTATACGGAATCCGGCGAGGCCGTCCGTTCGACGTACGGGGAGCTTGCCCGCAACGTGCACCGGCTGGCGAGCGCGCTGGCGAAGGAGGGCGTTCGAGAGGGGACGCGGGTGGGCACCTTCGGGTGGAACACCCAGCGGCACCTGGAGTGCTACTTTGCGATTCCCTGCATGGGTGCGGTGCTGCACACGATCAACGTGCGGCTGTTCGCCGACCAGCTGGAGTACATCATCAACCACGCAGAGGATGAGGTGATCTTCTGCGACCGGTCGGTGCTGCCGATCCTGGAAGGTTTGGCCGGCAAAATCCCGACGGTCCGCCTCGTGGTTCTGATGAACGACGGCCCCGAGCCGACCGGCAAGCTGCCGCGGACCGTGGATTACCACGAGTTTCTCGCATCCGGCGACGACCACTTCGCCTGGCCGACCCTGGATGAGCGGGCGGCAGCGGCCATGTGCTACACCTCGGGGACAACCGGCAACCCGAAGGGCGTCGTCTATTCGCACCGCTCGACGATGATCCACTCGCTCGTGGCGGCGCTGCCGGACTCGGTCAATATCTCCGAGGTTGACACCCTGATGTACGCGGTGCCGATGTTCCACGCGAACGCGTGGGGCCTGCCGTATGCGGCAGCGAATGCCGGCGCATCGCAGGTGTTCTCGGACCGCTTCCTCGATGCTGAGCGGGTCGTGAATCTGCTCGACCGCGAAGGCGTGACGATCTCGGCCGGCGTGCCGACGGTCTGGCTGCCGGTCCTCAACCTGCTTGACCAGACGGGCAGGAAGCTTCCGAAGCTGCAGCGGGTGCTCTGCGGCGGGTCGGCTGCGCCGCCGGCGCTCATCGCCGGGCTGCGCCGCCACGGCATCCGGCTGGTGCATGCCTGGGGCATGACCGAGACGTCGCCGCTGGCGTCGCTCACGCGGATCCGGTCGACCATGCTGGACTGGCCGGAGGAGAAGCAGCTCGAGGTGGCAGCGAAGCAGGGAGTGATCGTCCCGACGCTGGAGTGGCGGATCGTCGACCTGGAGACCGGCAAGGAACAGCCGTGGGACGGGAAGTCGATCGGCGAGCTGCAGATTCGCGGGCCGTACATCACCGGGACGTACTACAACGACCCGACGGCGAGCGAGAAGTTCATGGACGGCTGGCTGCGGACCGGCGACGTGGCGACCATCGACCCGCTCGGCTACGTCCAGCTCGTTGACCGGACGAAGGATCTGGTGAAGTCGGGCGGGGAATGGATTTCGTCGGTGGAGCTGGAGAACCTGATCATGGCCCACCCGAAGGTGCTCGAGGCGGCCGTCGTGGGGCTGCCGCACCCGCGCTGGCAGGAGCGGCCGGTGGCTGCCGTGGTCCCGAAGCCGGAGTACCGCGGCCAGCTCACGGCTGACGAAATCCGTGACTACCTGGCGGAGAAGGTCGCGAAGTGGTGGCTGCCGGATGAGGTGGTGTTCCTTGACGCGCTGCCGCGCACGAGCGTGGGCAAGTTCGCCAAGAACCAGCTTCGCGACCAGCTGGCCGATGTCGCGAACCGCTGGTCGGCATCGGCCACGGCCTGA
- the carB gene encoding carbamoyl-phosphate synthase large subunit, giving the protein MKPSSVLIIGSGPIVIGQAAEFDYAGTQACKAMREEGVRSILVNSNPATIMTDLDIADAVYIEPLTVPVLERIIARERPQGLLPTLGGQTGLNLAVELSKAGILEKYNVRLLGTPLDAIRRAEDRELFREMLAKLGEPVLESEICHTVEECVAAAEKIGLPVVVRPAYTLGGTGGGMAFTMDQLRAVAASGLAASPITQVLVEKNLLGWKEIEYEVMRDSAGNCITICNMENMDPMGVHTGDSIVVAPSQTLSDKDYQMLRSAALRIISELGIEGGCNVQFSLAPRKDVCDWRGDPDEPLPYYVIEVNPRVSRSSALASKATGYPIARVAAKIACGRTLDEIPNAVTKKTTAAFEPALDYVVVKIPRWPFDKFALGDRTLGTQMKATGEVMAIDRTFEAALNKAVRSLEVGGRSLLWERPEWREMDEIPVHATDERLWALMAALRRGEDVLSLARRSRGVDPWFLDRLQNIVRMERRLLEEPLHPDLLREAKQMGFSDEMVAQLADRLPEQIRALRHEWGIRPVYKMVDTCAAEFDAETPYFYSTYEVENEATPEAGNGAVVVGSGPIRIGQGIEFDYASVHAAWALQGAGLRAIMVNSNPETVSTDFDTSDRLYFEPLDEESIRDIIENEGSGPAGTPPSIVQFGGQTAINIAGPLRRAGLPIIGSDAEAIDIAEDRRRFERFLQDLGIPQPPGAAITTLEEAMKTAQQIGYPVLVRPSYVLGGRAMEIVQNATELVTFVGAAAEVAAGKPILIDKFLEGAEVEVDAICDGERVLVPGIMEHIERAGVHSGDSMAVYPPVHLDEEEKAVIVDYTRRIVLGLGAIGLTNIQYVVLPRRRGEPPRVFVLEVNPRASRTVPFLSKVTGVPMVQLAVGAMLGRKLADQGYPDGLWPERQLYAIKAPVFSMSKLTGVDTYLGPEMKSTGEVMGVDRTFEAALAKALIAADLALPQQASILLSISDRTKADALPLIHQLAEAGYRLYATEGTSRMIEALGLPVTTVTKVLSGGHPNVVDVIMDGTVQCVINTPEGRMTGSLRDGFHIRRAAAERRIPCFTSIDTARAAIQALARPTAYSVATVREYLGGN; this is encoded by the coding sequence TTGAAACCTTCGAGCGTGCTCATCATCGGCTCCGGCCCGATCGTCATCGGGCAGGCCGCGGAGTTTGACTACGCCGGGACGCAGGCGTGCAAGGCGATGCGCGAGGAAGGCGTGCGCAGCATCCTCGTGAATTCGAACCCGGCCACCATCATGACCGACCTGGACATCGCCGACGCCGTGTACATCGAGCCGCTCACGGTCCCGGTGCTCGAACGGATCATCGCCCGCGAACGGCCGCAAGGACTCCTGCCCACCCTCGGCGGCCAGACCGGCCTGAACCTGGCGGTCGAACTCTCGAAGGCCGGCATTCTCGAGAAGTACAACGTCCGCCTGCTCGGGACGCCGCTGGATGCCATCCGCCGGGCAGAGGACCGGGAACTCTTCCGCGAGATGCTGGCCAAGCTGGGCGAGCCGGTACTGGAGAGCGAAATCTGCCACACGGTTGAGGAGTGCGTCGCAGCAGCGGAGAAGATTGGGCTGCCGGTCGTGGTGCGGCCGGCGTACACACTGGGCGGGACCGGCGGCGGCATGGCCTTCACGATGGACCAGCTGCGGGCAGTAGCCGCGTCGGGGCTTGCGGCAAGTCCGATCACGCAGGTGCTCGTCGAAAAGAACCTGCTCGGCTGGAAGGAAATCGAGTACGAGGTGATGCGGGACAGCGCAGGCAACTGCATCACCATCTGCAACATGGAGAACATGGACCCGATGGGCGTCCACACAGGCGACTCCATCGTGGTCGCCCCTTCGCAGACGCTGAGCGATAAGGACTACCAGATGCTTCGCTCGGCCGCGCTGCGGATCATCTCCGAGCTGGGCATCGAGGGCGGGTGCAATGTGCAGTTCTCGCTGGCGCCGCGCAAAGACGTGTGCGACTGGCGGGGCGACCCCGACGAACCGCTCCCCTACTACGTGATCGAGGTCAACCCGCGGGTGAGCCGCTCTTCGGCGCTGGCTTCGAAGGCGACGGGCTATCCGATCGCCCGCGTGGCCGCGAAGATCGCGTGCGGGCGGACGCTCGACGAGATTCCGAACGCGGTCACAAAGAAGACAACTGCCGCGTTCGAGCCGGCGCTCGACTACGTGGTGGTGAAGATCCCGCGGTGGCCGTTCGACAAGTTTGCGCTGGGCGACCGGACGCTGGGGACGCAGATGAAGGCGACCGGTGAGGTGATGGCCATCGACCGGACCTTCGAGGCGGCGCTCAACAAGGCGGTTCGGTCGCTCGAGGTCGGCGGCCGGAGCCTGCTCTGGGAGCGGCCGGAGTGGCGGGAGATGGACGAAATCCCGGTGCACGCGACGGATGAGCGGCTCTGGGCGCTGATGGCGGCGCTGCGGCGCGGCGAGGACGTGCTTTCGCTCGCGCGGCGGTCACGCGGGGTGGACCCGTGGTTCCTCGACCGGCTGCAGAACATCGTGCGGATGGAGCGCAGGCTGCTCGAAGAGCCGCTCCACCCGGACCTGCTGCGCGAGGCGAAGCAGATGGGCTTCAGCGACGAGATGGTCGCCCAGCTGGCAGACCGGCTCCCGGAGCAGATCCGGGCGCTGCGGCACGAGTGGGGCATCCGGCCCGTGTACAAGATGGTCGACACCTGCGCAGCCGAGTTCGACGCAGAGACGCCCTACTTCTACAGCACGTACGAGGTAGAGAACGAAGCAACCCCCGAAGCGGGGAACGGGGCGGTGGTGGTTGGGAGCGGGCCCATCCGTATCGGGCAGGGCATCGAGTTCGACTATGCCAGCGTGCATGCGGCGTGGGCGCTCCAGGGCGCCGGACTGCGGGCGATCATGGTCAATTCCAACCCTGAGACGGTCTCGACCGACTTCGATACCTCGGACCGGCTCTACTTTGAGCCGCTCGATGAGGAGTCGATACGCGACATCATCGAGAACGAGGGCTCCGGGCCGGCGGGGACGCCGCCGAGCATCGTGCAGTTCGGCGGGCAGACCGCGATCAACATCGCCGGTCCGCTGCGGCGGGCGGGGCTGCCGATTATCGGCTCGGACGCAGAGGCGATCGATATCGCGGAGGACCGGCGGCGGTTCGAGCGGTTCCTGCAGGACCTCGGCATTCCCCAGCCGCCGGGTGCAGCGATCACGACGCTCGAAGAGGCGATGAAGACGGCCCAGCAGATCGGGTACCCGGTGCTCGTGCGGCCGTCGTACGTGCTGGGCGGCCGGGCGATGGAGATCGTCCAGAACGCGACGGAGCTGGTCACCTTCGTGGGCGCGGCGGCCGAAGTCGCGGCGGGCAAGCCGATCCTCATTGACAAGTTTCTCGAGGGCGCAGAGGTGGAGGTCGACGCCATCTGCGACGGCGAGCGGGTGCTGGTGCCGGGCATCATGGAGCACATCGAGCGCGCGGGCGTCCACTCGGGCGATTCGATGGCCGTGTACCCGCCCGTGCACCTCGATGAGGAGGAGAAGGCGGTCATCGTTGACTACACGCGCCGGATCGTGCTCGGGCTTGGGGCGATCGGACTGACAAACATCCAGTACGTGGTGCTCCCCCGGCGGAGGGGCGAGCCGCCGCGGGTGTTCGTACTCGAAGTCAACCCGCGGGCGAGCCGGACGGTGCCGTTCCTCTCGAAGGTGACCGGCGTGCCGATGGTGCAGCTCGCGGTGGGCGCGATGCTCGGACGGAAGCTCGCCGACCAGGGGTACCCCGACGGTCTCTGGCCGGAGCGCCAGCTCTACGCGATCAAGGCGCCGGTGTTCTCCATGTCGAAGCTCACCGGGGTGGATACCTACCTCGGACCGGAGATGAAGAGCACCGGCGAGGTGATGGGAGTCGACCGGACGTTCGAGGCGGCACTGGCGAAGGCGCTCATAGCGGCGGACCTGGCTCTGCCGCAGCAGGCGTCGATCCTGCTGAGCATTTCGGACAGGACGAAAGCCGATGCCCTCCCCCTTATCCACCAGCTCGCGGAGGCCGGCTACCGGCTGTATGCGACCGAGGGGACGAGCCGGATGATCGAGGCGCTGGGCCTGCCGGTGACCACCGTGACCAAGGTGCTGAGCGGAGGTCACCCGAACGTGGTGGACGTCATCATGGACGGCACGGTCCAGTGCGTGATCAATACGCCGGAAGGCCGGATGACCGGGTCGCTCAGGGACGGGTTCCATATCCGCAGGGCAGCGGCCGAGCGGCGGATCCCGTGCTTTACGTCGATTGATACCGCGCGGGCGGCCATCCAGGCGCTTGCCAGGCCGACCGCGTACAGCGTGGCGACCGTGCGGGAGTACCTCGGTGGAAATTGA
- the carA gene encoding glutamine-hydrolyzing carbamoyl-phosphate synthase small subunit — MERSGGSGRVPVSNAWLVLADGTAYPGRAAGIEGHADGEVVFNTSMTGYQEMLTDPSYAGQLLVLTYPLIGNYGIDERVEESARIQPAGLIVRQATGQPSHLRSHRTLREYLEARGVVAIDGVDTRAVTRRIRRHGVMLGTITTHETPEQALARVRDLPGYDDINWVASVTTQRVYDWSIPLGEGKYRVALLDGGVKRNIMRMLEKRGCSIRVFPADTPADEILALHPDGVCLSPGPGDPRLLDGMVREVGRLIGQVPVFGICLGHQVAARALGAGTFKLPFGHRGGNHPVKDLVSGRVTITAQNHGYAVDPDGLDSSAFVSHINLNDGTVEGIASKKDPLMTIQYHSEACPGPLDNDYIFDRFVELMATAKGGVR, encoded by the coding sequence ATGGAACGCTCAGGTGGGAGCGGGAGGGTGCCAGTGTCTAACGCGTGGCTCGTGCTCGCAGACGGGACGGCCTACCCGGGCCGGGCCGCCGGCATCGAAGGGCACGCCGACGGCGAGGTCGTGTTCAACACCTCGATGACCGGGTACCAGGAGATGCTGACGGACCCGTCGTACGCAGGGCAGCTCCTTGTGCTGACCTATCCGCTCATCGGGAACTACGGCATCGACGAGCGCGTCGAAGAGTCGGCACGGATCCAGCCGGCGGGCCTCATTGTCCGGCAAGCGACCGGCCAGCCGAGCCACCTGCGGTCGCATCGCACGCTGCGGGAGTACCTTGAGGCGCGCGGCGTGGTTGCCATCGACGGCGTGGACACCCGGGCGGTGACGCGGCGGATCCGCCGGCACGGTGTGATGCTCGGCACGATCACGACCCATGAGACGCCTGAGCAGGCGCTCGCCCGGGTCCGCGACCTGCCCGGATACGACGACATCAACTGGGTCGCTTCCGTCACGACACAGCGGGTTTACGACTGGTCCATCCCGCTCGGCGAAGGGAAGTACCGGGTGGCGCTGCTCGACGGCGGCGTGAAGCGGAACATCATGCGGATGCTCGAGAAGCGGGGATGTTCGATCCGGGTGTTCCCTGCGGACACCCCGGCGGACGAGATTCTTGCGCTCCACCCGGACGGGGTCTGCCTTTCGCCCGGGCCGGGTGACCCGCGCCTGCTCGACGGCATGGTGCGCGAGGTCGGGCGGCTCATCGGGCAGGTGCCGGTGTTCGGCATCTGCCTGGGCCACCAGGTAGCCGCGCGGGCGCTCGGCGCGGGGACGTTTAAGCTGCCGTTCGGGCATCGCGGCGGCAATCACCCGGTGAAGGACCTCGTTTCCGGGCGGGTGACCATCACGGCGCAGAACCACGGGTACGCGGTGGACCCGGACGGGCTGGATTCGAGCGCGTTCGTCAGCCACATCAACCTGAACGACGGGACGGTCGAGGGCATCGCTTCGAAGAAGGACCCGCTGATGACCATCCAGTACCACAGCGAGGCCTGCCCGGGCCCGCTCGACAACGACTACATCTTCGACCGATTTGTCGAACTGATGGCCACCGCCAAAGGAGGGGTACGATGA
- a CDS encoding SCO1664 family protein: protein MEPAEMDAVEARLSRGRFLECRPVWYSSNSVYLGRLDCGDASLLVIYKPRSGETPLWDFPEGTLYRREAAAYRLARLLAWPLVPPTVIREGPSGIGSVQLFIRHDPEKHFFVQREDPSLWPQLQRLCLFDAIANNADRKGGHCLLDASGHVWAIDNGLCFNEQYKLRSVIWDWAGEPIPGELLSELEAGVARLQGDSPDAEALRDLLSAREFGQTVRRAEQLVRAGVFPLPGPARHYPWPLV from the coding sequence ATGGAGCCGGCAGAGATGGATGCGGTCGAAGCCCGGCTGAGCCGCGGCCGGTTTCTCGAGTGCCGGCCGGTCTGGTACTCGTCGAACTCGGTGTACCTTGGCCGGCTGGACTGCGGCGATGCCAGCCTGCTCGTGATCTACAAGCCGCGTTCCGGGGAGACCCCGCTGTGGGACTTTCCGGAAGGGACCCTGTACCGCCGCGAGGCGGCGGCCTACCGGCTGGCACGCCTCCTTGCATGGCCGCTGGTGCCGCCGACGGTCATCCGGGAGGGGCCCTCGGGCATCGGCTCGGTCCAGCTGTTTATCCGGCACGACCCGGAGAAGCACTTCTTTGTGCAGCGGGAAGACCCGTCGCTCTGGCCGCAGCTGCAGCGGCTGTGCCTGTTCGACGCGATTGCGAACAACGCCGACCGGAAGGGCGGCCACTGCCTGCTCGATGCGTCCGGGCACGTGTGGGCAATCGACAACGGCCTCTGTTTCAACGAACAGTACAAGCTGCGGTCGGTCATCTGGGACTGGGCCGGGGAGCCAATCCCGGGGGAGCTGCTTTCCGAGCTCGAGGCAGGGGTGGCGCGGCTGCAGGGCGATTCCCCGGATGCGGAGGCACTGCGGGACCTGCTGAGCGCGCGGGAGTTCGGGCAGACCGTCCGGCGGGCGGAGCAACTGGTCCGCGCCGGCGTGTTTCCGCTCCCGGGGCCGGCCCGGCACTACCCGTGGCCGCTGGTGTAA
- a CDS encoding TrkH family potassium uptake protein, protein MREAQAAAPRGVLTTRMVGKRRRPAVSSGVAQLALGFGAILLAGTLILTTPLASEEGHWVNVKDALFTAVSAICVTGLTVVDTPSHWSALGEVVILVLIQVGGLGYMVGTTVVMWALGRQIGIRDRNMLRLYYGAPSLHETFSFARSVALFTFIAEGAGAIVLWGAFRAEGVPPNRAAWWGLFHSVSAFNNAGFSLTGRDMMPYHGNPVILGTLIVLIFLGGIGFLPVVNLMRRRSFARLPLDNKLIYLTSAALLALGMLFTAAVEWRNDGTLGGLPPVERPLVALFQSTSARTAGFSAIDMSQLHDQTKFATIGLMFIGAAAGSTGGGLKVGAFSLLFAVMVATIRGNDEVAAFRKRVPQAVIQQATTLALYHVALLFAFGLALTFTVDRPFIDVLFEAQSAISTVGLSTAGTVNFGADGHLILILAMLAGRFSPVMLVLYMTRPHRKVPYHHPVDSVRLS, encoded by the coding sequence GTGCGTGAGGCGCAGGCGGCAGCACCCCGCGGGGTGCTCACGACCCGGATGGTGGGCAAGCGTCGCCGCCCCGCCGTCAGCAGCGGGGTTGCCCAGCTTGCGCTCGGCTTCGGCGCAATACTGCTGGCCGGCACGCTCATCCTGACAACCCCGCTGGCCTCCGAGGAGGGCCACTGGGTCAACGTCAAAGACGCGCTCTTCACGGCGGTGTCGGCCATCTGCGTGACCGGACTCACGGTCGTCGACACGCCGTCGCACTGGAGCGCCCTGGGCGAGGTGGTCATCCTCGTTCTCATCCAGGTCGGCGGCCTCGGGTACATGGTCGGCACGACGGTGGTGATGTGGGCGCTGGGGCGCCAAATCGGCATCCGCGACCGGAACATGCTGCGTCTCTATTACGGTGCGCCGAGTCTGCACGAGACGTTTTCGTTTGCGCGGAGCGTTGCCCTGTTCACCTTCATCGCTGAAGGAGCGGGAGCGATTGTGCTCTGGGGCGCCTTCCGCGCCGAGGGTGTGCCACCGAACCGGGCTGCGTGGTGGGGGTTGTTCCATTCCGTGTCGGCGTTCAATAACGCGGGGTTCAGCCTGACGGGGCGCGACATGATGCCGTACCACGGCAACCCGGTGATCCTCGGCACCCTGATCGTCCTGATTTTCCTCGGCGGTATCGGCTTTCTGCCGGTGGTAAACCTGATGCGCAGGCGGTCGTTCGCCCGGCTGCCGCTGGACAACAAGCTCATCTACCTGACGAGCGCGGCGCTGCTCGCGCTGGGCATGCTGTTCACGGCGGCCGTCGAGTGGCGGAACGACGGGACACTTGGGGGGCTGCCGCCGGTCGAACGGCCCCTCGTCGCGCTGTTCCAGAGCACCAGCGCCCGCACCGCCGGGTTCAGCGCCATCGACATGTCGCAGCTTCACGACCAGACCAAGTTCGCGACCATTGGGCTGATGTTCATCGGTGCAGCTGCCGGTTCGACGGGCGGCGGGCTCAAGGTGGGCGCATTTTCGCTGCTGTTCGCCGTGATGGTTGCGACCATCCGCGGGAACGACGAGGTGGCCGCGTTTCGCAAGCGGGTCCCACAGGCGGTGATCCAGCAGGCCACCACACTCGCGCTGTACCATGTCGCGCTCCTGTTCGCGTTCGGGCTTGCCCTGACCTTCACGGTCGACCGGCCGTTCATCGATGTGCTGTTCGAAGCGCAGTCGGCGATTTCGACAGTTGGACTTTCGACCGCAGGCACGGTGAACTTCGGCGCCGACGGCCACCTGATCCTCATCCTGGCGATGCTCGCCGGCCGATTCAGCCCGGTCATGCTCGTGCTTTACATGACCCGCCCGCACCGGAAAGTGCCGTATCACCATCCTGTCGACAGCGTGAGGTTGAGCTGA
- a CDS encoding GNAT family N-acetyltransferase has protein sequence MTRATEIRRATLADAEGIAAILRGMGSENVGLEGPFDAARVEAWLRRLGDDGALFVAYDGSIPVAFGALDFDTADPETGLLGVWVLPDHRRRGIATDLAEAILEFARQHGYRRIRGRLPEGNEPALSFLSSIGAMVPLRNPNMRFELPL, from the coding sequence ATGACCCGGGCCACGGAGATCCGGCGGGCGACGCTCGCCGATGCGGAAGGAATCGCCGCCATCCTGCGCGGTATGGGCTCTGAGAACGTCGGGCTGGAGGGGCCGTTCGATGCGGCACGTGTGGAGGCCTGGCTGCGCCGCCTCGGCGACGACGGGGCGCTGTTCGTGGCCTATGACGGGAGTATTCCCGTCGCATTCGGGGCGCTCGACTTTGATACGGCCGACCCGGAGACAGGGCTGCTGGGCGTCTGGGTGCTGCCGGACCACCGGCGACGCGGGATCGCGACCGACCTTGCGGAGGCGATTCTCGAGTTCGCCCGGCAGCACGGGTACCGGCGAATCCGCGGGCGGCTGCCGGAAGGCAACGAGCCTGCCCTGAGCTTCCTCTCGAGCATCGGCGCCATGGTGCCGCTCCGGAATCCGAACATGCGCTTCGAGCTGCCACTCTAG
- a CDS encoding PhzF family phenazine biosynthesis protein, with protein sequence MPEYQVKIVDAFTTLRYTGNPCGVVTRAEGLTDAQMQAIARELNASETAFVFPSQRAKFRVRFFTPLREIPLAGHPTIATMHALVEEGRIDLSGGPVRVTQELNIGLLPVDIGLDDERNVRVVMTQARPEFGRRLDRNVFADALGIRPSDILSDVPVQVVSTGTPQAMVPVRSLEVLRALRPNMQHLSDLEAVGHYFSVHVFCLETLEPGHRAHARHFAASAGIPEGPVTGSATGAMAAYLWKYGLVRERRYTVEQGHIMGRPGLVEVEVEADGEEPVGIRIAGTAVTVLRGTITV encoded by the coding sequence ATGCCGGAGTACCAGGTTAAGATTGTCGATGCCTTCACGACGCTGCGCTACACGGGGAACCCCTGCGGGGTCGTGACACGCGCGGAGGGGCTGACCGACGCCCAGATGCAGGCGATTGCCCGCGAGCTGAACGCGAGCGAGACCGCGTTCGTTTTCCCTTCCCAGCGGGCGAAGTTCCGGGTGCGGTTCTTCACGCCGCTCCGGGAGATCCCGCTGGCGGGCCACCCGACGATCGCGACGATGCACGCGCTGGTCGAGGAGGGGCGCATCGACCTCTCAGGCGGGCCGGTCCGAGTGACGCAGGAGCTGAACATCGGGCTGCTGCCGGTGGACATTGGGCTCGATGACGAGCGGAACGTCCGCGTCGTGATGACGCAGGCGCGCCCGGAGTTCGGGCGGAGGCTCGACCGGAACGTCTTCGCGGACGCGCTGGGCATCCGGCCGTCGGACATCCTGTCGGACGTGCCGGTCCAGGTGGTTTCAACGGGTACGCCGCAGGCGATGGTGCCGGTTCGGTCGCTGGAGGTGCTGCGGGCGCTGCGGCCGAACATGCAGCACCTGAGCGACCTCGAGGCCGTGGGGCACTACTTCAGCGTGCACGTGTTCTGTCTCGAAACCCTTGAGCCGGGCCACCGGGCGCATGCGCGGCACTTCGCGGCCAGCGCAGGGATTCCCGAAGGCCCGGTGACCGGGAGCGCAACGGGCGCCATGGCCGCGTACCTCTGGAAGTACGGACTGGTGCGCGAACGGCGGTATACCGTCGAGCAGGGGCACATCATGGGCCGTCCGGGGCTGGTGGAGGTCGAGGTTGAGGCCGATGGCGAGGAGCCGGTCGGCATCCGCATCGCCGGGACAGCGGTAACCGTGCTCCGCGGGACCATCACGGTGTGA
- a CDS encoding iron-sulfur cluster-binding protein, whose protein sequence is MEIDDAVILETRPAWDGAWITWFHSPALARSVQPGQFVMVHCSAERTDPLFARAFSYYRVEGDRFALCYAVVGRGTRWLSERPPGTVVRAYGPLGHGLRLPDAPSNLLLIGGGAGIAPLVDTAYRAVAAGHHVVAMMGARSAAHLLPASEWPREVEYVVVTEDGSAGPKGYVTEHLGKYQEWANRIYACGPNPMFQALADVLRGNGRRQSPEILMEENMPCGWGMCYGCAIFTKRGVRLCCKDGPRFNLFDVF, encoded by the coding sequence GTGGAAATTGACGACGCGGTCATCCTCGAGACACGCCCGGCGTGGGATGGTGCGTGGATCACCTGGTTTCACTCGCCCGCGCTCGCGCGCAGCGTCCAGCCCGGACAGTTCGTCATGGTGCACTGCAGCGCTGAGCGGACCGACCCGCTGTTCGCGCGGGCGTTCAGCTACTACCGGGTCGAGGGCGACCGGTTCGCGCTCTGCTACGCGGTGGTCGGGCGGGGCACTCGATGGCTGAGCGAACGTCCGCCGGGGACCGTTGTGCGGGCGTACGGGCCGCTGGGGCACGGCCTGCGGCTCCCCGACGCACCTTCGAACCTGCTGCTAATCGGCGGGGGCGCCGGCATTGCCCCGCTGGTGGACACCGCCTACCGGGCTGTGGCTGCAGGGCACCATGTGGTGGCCATGATGGGCGCCCGTTCGGCCGCGCATCTGCTGCCAGCCTCCGAATGGCCGCGCGAGGTCGAGTACGTCGTGGTAACGGAGGACGGTTCGGCCGGGCCGAAGGGGTATGTGACGGAGCACCTGGGGAAGTACCAGGAGTGGGCAAACCGGATCTACGCGTGCGGTCCGAACCCGATGTTCCAGGCGCTCGCGGACGTGCTGCGGGGCAACGGCCGCCGGCAATCCCCGGAAATTCTGATGGAAGAGAACATGCCCTGCGGTTGGGGGATGTGCTACGGCTGCGCCATCTTCACGAAGCGGGGCGTCCGGCTCTGCTGCAAAGACGGCCCGCGCTTCAATCTGTTCGACGTGTTCTAG